The genomic region TGCGTTGTTTTGCTGGCCTGCCACCTGCGCGGTGAACATCGTCATCGCCTTCATAGGGTGACCTCCTGAAAGTCGGCGTCGAGATAGGTGATCGGCAGTTCGAGGTGGTGGGCCCATTCGATCTCGGAGCGCATCCCGGTCGAGACACGGGCCGTGTAGACCCAGATCGCCTCGCACTTGCTCAGAAGAATTCGGTTGAAAAACATCGCCAACTCGCGCTCGCTCGCGTCGGTGTCGTCCATGAATTGCGGAAACAACAGGTGCGGCGCGAGCGGGATCTTGTGCCGTGACACCGCGTGAGCACACAACGCGCGAGCCAGCTCCACGTTGTTCTCGATGTCACCGGAGTACGGGGAGCAGATGTAGACCA from Gleimia hominis harbors:
- a CDS encoding DUF7768 domain-containing protein translates to MTTTALTADLGFSPHNTEGYPDPTSYKALKNLQRAEYGYRPLVYICSPYSGDIENNVELARALCAHAVSRHKIPLAPHLLFPQFMDDTDASERELAMFFNRILLSKCEAIWVYTARVSTGMRSEIEWAHHLELPITYLDADFQEVTL